The genomic DNA AAGTAAGTAATTACTAAGGTGGTGAATTCATGGCTTCACTAAGAGAAATAAAAGGTCGTATCGGCTCAACTAAAAAGATGAGTCAGCTGACAAGCGCAATGCATATGGTTGCCAACTCGAAACTGTCCAGAGCAGAGCAGAACTCAAAGAAGTTCCAGCCCTACATGGATAAAATCCAGGAAACAGTCAGAGCAATTGCAGCCGGTGATACTGAAAGCTCACACCCTATGTTAGAAGAGAGACCAATTAAGAGAACGGGTTATATCATTATTTCAAGTGACACAGGTAAGGCTGGTCCTTATAATAACAACGTTGTTAAAGCTATCACAGAAGAAGCTGAGAAACGTCATGATAATAATCCCGATTCATACGATTTATTCGTCCTCGGTAAAATTGGCTATGAAACTTTAACAGGGCGTGGCTACCAGGTTACAAATCATCGTCTTGGTTTACCCGATCAGCCGGACTTTGCCAGCGTAAAAGAAATCGCTGTCCAGTCGGTTAACGGATTTATTAACGAAGATATCGATGAGCTTTATATTATTTACAACAAGTTTGTAAATATTTTAGAGCAGCAGGTAACCGTTCGAAAAGTATTACCATTAACAGAAACTGATATTCAAACGGAACAGGCTGATTCTGCACTTGCAGGTTATGAGTTTGAACCGGATAAAGAAACTATTCTAGAAACAATTTTACCTCAGTATGCCGAAAGCTTAATTTACGGCGCACTGCTTGACGCTAAAGCGAGTGAGCATGCAGCACGTATGACAGCTATGAAAGCAGCAACTGATAATGCAACAGAGCTCGTTGGCGATCTTCAGCTTCAGTATAACCGCTTAAGACAAGCGGCGATTACTCAGGAGATTACAGAAATCGTCGGTGGCGCAGCTGCACTAGAATAATTGAGATTAGGAGGAAATTAAATGGCTTTAGGTCAAGTAGTCCAAGTAATGGGACCTGTAGTTGACGTGCGCTTTAACGAAGGTGAATTACCTGAAATTAACAACGCACTTGTAGTTAAAATTGACAATGCTAATTCAGAGCCGATCTCTCTGACACTTGAAGTTGCGTTACACCGCGGCGATAATATTGTCAGAACGATTGCAATGAGTTCTACTGACGGCTTACGCCGTGGTGCTGAAGTTGAGAACACAGGTTCTCCAATCACAGTACCGGTAGGTGAAGTGACTCTTGGTCGTGTATTCAACGTATTAGGTGAACACATCGACTTAGACGGTCCAATTCCGGCATCTGAACGCCGTGATCCAATTCACCGTTTAGCGCCGAAGTTTGACGAATTGTCTACTTCAACTGAAATTCTTGAAACGGGTATTAAAGTAGTAGACCTTCTTGCACCTTATACTAAAGGTGGTAAAGTTGGACTCTTCGGTGGTGCCGGTGTAGGGAAAACGGTTCTTATCCAGGAACTTATTAACAACGTTGCACAGGAACACGGTGGTATTTCGGTATTCGCCGGTGTTGGTGAGCGTACACGTGAAGGTAACGACCTTTACTATGAAATGAAAGACTCAGGTGTTATCGCGAAAACTGCAATGGTTTTCGGTCAGATGAACGAACCGCCTGGTGCACGTATGCGTGTAGCACTTTCAGGATTAACAATGGCAGAATACTTCCGTGACGAACAGGGACAGGACGTACTTCTGTTTATCGATAACATTTTCCGTTTCACTCAGGCAGGTTCTGAGGTATCGGCACTATTAGGCCGCATGCCTTCAGCGGTAGGTTACCAGCCTACACTTGCAACTGAAATGGGTCAGTTACAGGAAAGAATTACATCAACTAACGTTGGTTCAGTAACGTCAATCCAGGCTGTATTCGTACCTGCCGATGACTATACTGACCCGGCTCCGGCTCAGACGTTCGCACACTTAGATGCAACGACTAACCTGGAGCGTAAACTTTCAGAGATGGGTATTTACCCGGCTGTGGATCCACTTGCATCGACTTCACGTGCACTTTCTCCGGCTGTTGTCGGCGAAGAGCACTACAAAGTGGCAAGAGACGTTCAGTCTACACTTCAAAAATACCGTGAACTGCAGGATATCATTGCAATTCTTGGTATGGATGAACTTTCGGAAGAAGATAAGAGTACTGTTGCACGCGCACGCCGCATCCAGTTCTTCTTAAGTCAGAACTTCCACGTAGCAGAACAGTTCACAGGACAGAAAGGTTCTTACGTACCTGTTAAAGAAACAGTTCAGGACTTTAAAGCTATTTTAGAAGGTAAGTATGACCACATACCTGAAGATGCTTTCCGTCTTGTTGGCGGCATCGAAGATGTTCTTGAAAAAGCGCGTCAGCAAGGTGTAGAAGTCTAAAACGGGAGGGTAAAACATGGCAACAATTGCACTTGATGTAGTTACTCCTAACGGTTCTGTTTTTCATGAAGATGATTGTGAAATTGCAATTCTTCAAACTAAGCAGGGTGAGCTTGGTGTGATGGCCGGTCATATTCCGACTGTAACACCGCTTAAAATAGGTGTCCTTCGTGTTAAAATAGACGGTAAATTTGAATACCTGGCTGTTACTGAGGGGTTTGCAGAAATCAGACCTGAACAGATTACAGTACTGGTGCAGGCTGCAGAGTTTTCTAAAGATATTGATTCAGAACGTGCAGAAGCTGCGAAAGTGAGAGCAGAAAATCACCTTCAGCAGTCACAGGATGAGCGTGTCGATATGTATCGTGCGGAACTGGCTTTACAGCGTGCGGTTAACCGTTTAGAAGTATCTAAATATTAATTCAAACTAAAAGACTGGAGATCTCCAGTCTTTTTTTTATCGGAAGGAGGAATTTCTCTGGGCTTTTCACAATTTGCATTAATGCATATAATTCTTCATCTTTTGTGTATCTCACTGGCATTCTGGGTATTAAGAGGAATAAGGATAGAAAGTTTGTTTAATAAGGGTGAAGCCGGTAAGATTCGGCTGGTGCTTATTCTGCTGAGTATTCTTCTCGGTACAGCGATGAGCAATTTTATCATGGACATCTTTAGATATACTCAGGAGGCGGCTCTTCTGTTCAGCTAAATGCTTTACAAGTGATGATGAAACACCGTATTATTATAATGAATGGTATAGAGAAATATGGAGTGAGAAGATGGAAAAGATTATTGTTAAAGGCGGCCGAAAGCTGTCGGGTTCTGTTGAAATAGAAGGAGCCAAAAATGCAGTTTTGCCAATTTTGGCAGCATCGCTGCTGGCTGGTGAAGGACAATCAATAATTAAAAATGTACCCGAATTATCGGATGTAAATACATTAACAAAATTAATTACTACGCTTGGTGCTGAAGCATCAGCGGGAAAAAATAGTGTTGTAATCGATGCGAGCAGTGAATTAAACTGTGTCGCACCATATGAATTAGTAAGTAAAATGCGTGCAAGCATGCTCGTTATGGGACCGCTGTTAAGCCGTTACGGATATTGTAATATAGCAATGCCGGGCGGCTGTGCCATCGGATCACGTCCGATTGAACAGCATATTAAAGGGCTTGAAAAAATGGGCGCGACATTTGAGCAGACTGCAGGTTACATCGAAGGAAAGGTTGACGGACGTCTTCAGGGCGCTAAAATCCATATGGATTTCCCGAGTGTCGGAGCAACTCAAAACTTAATGATGGCTGCGAGTCTCGCTGAAGGTACGACGCATATTGAAAATGCTGCGATGGAACCTGAAATTACTGATCTTGCAAACTACATTAACTCTATGGGCGGCCGTGTTATCGGTGCCGGTACCGGACATGTTAAAATTATCGGTGTTGAAAAACTGACTGGGGCGGAACATCACGTCATTCCGGACCGTATTGAGGCAGGTACATTTATGATAGCCGGTGCAATTACACGCAGTGAAATACTGTTAAAGAACGTTGTAATCGAACATTTATCTGCGGTCGTGGCAAAGCTTGAAGAAGTCGGTGTCCGTTTTGTGGAAGAAGGGAACGATGTCAGAGTCATTCCTTCGGATGAATATAAACCGACGGATCTTAAGACAATGCCGCACCCGGGATTCCCTACGGATATGCAGAGTCAGATGATGGCACTGTTAACGACGATTGACGGAACGAGTATCGTTACAGAAACAATTTTTGAAAACCGCTTTATGCACGTGAGAGAATTTGCAGCAATGAATGCAAATATTTCACTTGAAGATAATCATGCTGTAATCCGCGGCGGCGGGCAGCTGTACGGAGCCACAGTCCGTGCATCGGATTTAAGAGCAGGTGCTGCACTTGTACTTGCAGGTCTTGCAGCTGATGGTTATACTGCTGTAACTGAACTGCAGCACCTGGACCGCGGTTACGTGCGTTTCCATGAAAAACTGAAAACACTTGGTGCTGATATTGAGCGCGTAAATGACAGTGCATCAGACAAGCATTTGGTGACATCAAAGTAAAGGGGTAATACTATGGCAGAACAACAACAGAAAATCGTTCACCGTAGGTTCCCATTATTGGTTAGAATTCTACTGTTTCTCTACGTCGCAATCGTGCTGGTCTTTTTAGGACTGATGATTGGCTTTGGCATACTGGATAATCCGTTTGGGGTTTTCCGTATCGAAACGTGGGAACATATCATTAACTTAACTGGGAGTTGACAATAGAAATGCTGACATATGATCAGATAAAAGCGATAATACCGCATCGTCCGCCGTTTTTACTTATTGACAGAATTACTGAAGTGGAACCGGGGAAGAGCTGTAAAGGAATCAAACAGGTGTCCGGAAACGAACCTTTCTTTGAAGGTCATTTCCCGGACTATGCAGTTATGCCCGGCGTACTGATTGTGGAATCACTTGCACAGGTAGGTGCGGTAGCACTGCTGCAGCAGGAGGAATTCAAAGGGAAACTTGCATTTTTTGCCGGCATAGATAAATGCCGTTTCAAAAAACAGGTGACACCGGGAGATACTCTTGAATTGTCCGTAGAGATTACCAAGCTTCGTGGACCAATCGGTAAAGGCTCTGCTGTTGCAACTGTCGATGGACAGGTTGCATGTCAGTGCGAAATTACATTTGCTATTTCGGATGTTAAAACAGGTGAATAATTAAAAAAGCTGTCAATCACAAACGTGATTGACAGCTTTTTTATTAATTTTCATCTTCTTTTTTAAAGTCATCTTTGGACTCCATACGGGAATTGAACTCATTAATCAGTGATTTGCCTTCGTAGCCTTCTTTAACAAGGAACTCGAGAAGCTCCTCTGCATAGTTTGGACTCTGAACGATGATGTCACCTTTAAAAACAACAGAAATTTTATCGTCCATTTTGTTGATAGCCATCAATTCTGTTGCAAACTTGGCCGGTGCGTTTGACGGACGTGTAATAGTGACCATCATTTCAAGATTGCTGCCTTTCAGTTTTTCCAGTATGGAAGCAAGATCCCCATCCGTTACTATTTCTATAATCCATGGATTATCCCCGTACTCCATATTAATAATCACGCCATCTTTAATTTCCGGCACGATAAAGTTCTGCTCCTGAATAATTTTCAAATCAATTACTTTAAACGATTTCATAATTGTCTGCCCCTTTTTACCAAAGTACAAAATTAATTTATTTGCGGCTGAAAATCCCCGGTATTCAACAAAATGATTAATTTTAATGAACTATTTCCTATTATTGTATTATATATCCGGCTGAAATGAAATTATTGTCTTTTGCAGAAAATTTACTCAGGGATTACATTGGACACAGGAAGGGGGTGATATTGAATGATGAACAAAGTATTGCTTGTCGGCGAACTCGTCAGCAATAATGTTATTGCGAAAAATGCGCAGGGAAGCGTCAATGCATTTATTATTGCAACAGTCCGTGTCCCTAAAGATACACGGCGTGACAAAGAAGTGCATTTCCTTTACTGCAAAGCGTTCGGTAAAAGTATCCCGGGTGTGCTTGACGAAGCGAAGAACGGTGACATACTGTGTGTCAGCGGCCAGCTCGCAACCACATCTTTGACTAAAAAAGACGGCTCAAGGGAATACCGCATGGAAATATGGGCAGAGAGCATAAAACATGTACCTGATAAGATCCGTGAACGCACTGATATAGCAAATCCGTCCCGGTTAATTGAACAGGCAGTACATCATTATAATATTCATGAGTCACTTGGCGAAAAGTATGTACATACACTCAGCCAGGAAAAGACAGAACCGAAGACTGAA from Jeotgalicoccus saudimassiliensis includes the following:
- the murA gene encoding UDP-N-acetylglucosamine 1-carboxyvinyltransferase; this encodes MEKIIVKGGRKLSGSVEIEGAKNAVLPILAASLLAGEGQSIIKNVPELSDVNTLTKLITTLGAEASAGKNSVVIDASSELNCVAPYELVSKMRASMLVMGPLLSRYGYCNIAMPGGCAIGSRPIEQHIKGLEKMGATFEQTAGYIEGKVDGRLQGAKIHMDFPSVGATQNLMMAASLAEGTTHIENAAMEPEITDLANYINSMGGRVIGAGTGHVKIIGVEKLTGAEHHVIPDRIEAGTFMIAGAITRSEILLKNVVIEHLSAVVAKLEEVGVRFVEEGNDVRVIPSDEYKPTDLKTMPHPGFPTDMQSQMMALLTTIDGTSIVTETIFENRFMHVREFAAMNANISLEDNHAVIRGGGQLYGATVRASDLRAGAALVLAGLAADGYTAVTELQHLDRGYVRFHEKLKTLGADIERVNDSASDKHLVTSK
- a CDS encoding DUF1146 family protein; translation: MHIILHLLCISLAFWVLRGIRIESLFNKGEAGKIRLVLILLSILLGTAMSNFIMDIFRYTQEAALLFS
- a CDS encoding F0F1 ATP synthase subunit epsilon, whose translation is MATIALDVVTPNGSVFHEDDCEIAILQTKQGELGVMAGHIPTVTPLKIGVLRVKIDGKFEYLAVTEGFAEIRPEQITVLVQAAEFSKDIDSERAEAAKVRAENHLQQSQDERVDMYRAELALQRAVNRLEVSKY
- the atpG gene encoding ATP synthase F1 subunit gamma, giving the protein MASLREIKGRIGSTKKMSQLTSAMHMVANSKLSRAEQNSKKFQPYMDKIQETVRAIAAGDTESSHPMLEERPIKRTGYIIISSDTGKAGPYNNNVVKAITEEAEKRHDNNPDSYDLFVLGKIGYETLTGRGYQVTNHRLGLPDQPDFASVKEIAVQSVNGFINEDIDELYIIYNKFVNILEQQVTVRKVLPLTETDIQTEQADSALAGYEFEPDKETILETILPQYAESLIYGALLDAKASEHAARMTAMKAATDNATELVGDLQLQYNRLRQAAITQEITEIVGGAAALE
- the atpD gene encoding F0F1 ATP synthase subunit beta produces the protein MALGQVVQVMGPVVDVRFNEGELPEINNALVVKIDNANSEPISLTLEVALHRGDNIVRTIAMSSTDGLRRGAEVENTGSPITVPVGEVTLGRVFNVLGEHIDLDGPIPASERRDPIHRLAPKFDELSTSTEILETGIKVVDLLAPYTKGGKVGLFGGAGVGKTVLIQELINNVAQEHGGISVFAGVGERTREGNDLYYEMKDSGVIAKTAMVFGQMNEPPGARMRVALSGLTMAEYFRDEQGQDVLLFIDNIFRFTQAGSEVSALLGRMPSAVGYQPTLATEMGQLQERITSTNVGSVTSIQAVFVPADDYTDPAPAQTFAHLDATTNLERKLSEMGIYPAVDPLASTSRALSPAVVGEEHYKVARDVQSTLQKYRELQDIIAILGMDELSEEDKSTVARARRIQFFLSQNFHVAEQFTGQKGSYVPVKETVQDFKAILEGKYDHIPEDAFRLVGGIEDVLEKARQQGVEV
- a CDS encoding YwpF family protein — encoded protein: MKSFKVIDLKIIQEQNFIVPEIKDGVIINMEYGDNPWIIEIVTDGDLASILEKLKGSNLEMMVTITRPSNAPAKFATELMAINKMDDKISVVFKGDIIVQSPNYAEELLEFLVKEGYEGKSLINEFNSRMESKDDFKKEDEN
- a CDS encoding single-stranded DNA-binding protein — protein: MMNKVLLVGELVSNNVIAKNAQGSVNAFIIATVRVPKDTRRDKEVHFLYCKAFGKSIPGVLDEAKNGDILCVSGQLATTSLTKKDGSREYRMEIWAESIKHVPDKIRERTDIANPSRLIEQAVHHYNIHESLGEKYVHTLSQEKTEPKTEKEKHIEIISNLVEEKETDNTEDKPGPDDNKEKVLA
- a CDS encoding DNA-directed RNA polymerase subunit beta, giving the protein MVRILLFLYVAIVLVFLGLMIGFGILDNPFGVFRIETWEHIINLTGS
- the fabZ gene encoding 3-hydroxyacyl-ACP dehydratase FabZ, whose protein sequence is MLTYDQIKAIIPHRPPFLLIDRITEVEPGKSCKGIKQVSGNEPFFEGHFPDYAVMPGVLIVESLAQVGAVALLQQEEFKGKLAFFAGIDKCRFKKQVTPGDTLELSVEITKLRGPIGKGSAVATVDGQVACQCEITFAISDVKTGE